The sequence acacaaagagttgaaTTCATGGTTCTACCTTGTACGGGAAACTAACATTCTTGTTGCATCTAATAGGTCTTGCAACTGGACTGcactttttagttttgtctacaaaaagaaaaaaaatatataaaatgaatgaAGGCTCTGATAAAAGATGGATGACAGAAAAGCTGAAGTCTCTCGCACCTCAGCTCTTGGCTTTCCACCATTGTACTTCAGCATCAAGTTTAACAGTTTCTCATATGTAACATTTAGTTTCACCTTCTGTTTTGGAGTTCGATCGCCATTGTcatgtaataacaaaattttaacagaTAGAAGTATAGAGGAGATAAAGGTGATTTATATGCTAAGAAAACATAGTGTCGAATAACAGCAATGACACAACGTAGCTCTTCTGAGTTCCCATTGCCTTGGCGGGTTAGTCATTTATTAGGCTGTACATGTTTATTGAACTTCCAAGgcaaagtgggtggcagagtcgatgaaagatgaggagcctttgcgtctaaacacatttttcttagcacacaagcagcatcgtcgtaataccttaatagtatgagatgagagatttgtgaataatattttaaagaatgaaaagagaatgtttgtattttaagaccttgggtgtcttctatatatatacatgcggtttatttctcatattaatgacgcacaatattttgcacaataaataatgaaatcgtttaaagaaagatattaaatgtgtattgtcaaaaaatgatttgcatatgatataattttaacttgcgcaaatAATCCATATTATAAaagtaagttattaaaaacaaacaacctaattagaaacattaaaatattttgtaagcaatataataaatatgatatcaacatgcgcaagtttaccgtttgaataataaggaaagtttttaatatttgttttaattctaaatcttgcccaagggtaaactaaatcgataatatttaatgatttcaacttgcgcaagtaatccatattagaaatgtaaattattaaaaacaaattttgtcaataagttatatttggatatttaatgatttcaacttgtgcaagtaatccatattagaaaggtaagttattaaaaacaaacaacctaattagtaggggtgggcactttacccgatatccgaagtggcacccgaacccgattcgaaaatgcatgtcaagttttttatttaaaaaattaacaaaaagttacatccaaattttttttaaaaataactaaattaatgcctttttagttttaaatttttatgtccaaatctattaatcattcaatctattaaaaataaaaaaattagttaacagaaagttatatttttaaatataagaaacttgagaaatgaaaattttaattttttttttcaaaatctaaatatccaaacccgatctgaaataaccgtatccgaactaaaaatatccgaacccgacccgaagtacagaaatatcccgaacgggttctacacctctataccgaaatactcgaaaatccaaaatacccgacccgaatccgaacgggtacccgaacgctcacccctactaattagaaacattaaaatattttctaagcaaatgtaattaatatgatatcaacatgcacaagtttactgtttgaataataaggaaaatttttaatatttgtattagttctaaatcttgtccaaggctaaactaaatcgataattattatcccctagctatatatgggcttaacgaaatcgacaatagttttgggcttgtctacataagcgattgattaaaataaatgaaaaataaaattcaaaaaaatcgactaatagaattataacaatttttctgagaagctcTACATTAGTACCGTGTCAgtagaaatcactaaagtgacttttcttttaatgtataggagaATGCGATTGAATATACACTGTACATGTCATCCTAATCAATCACATTAATGTCGACAGAAAGTTTTAGACGTCATGTTTGTATAAAAGGTCTCGGTGATAATAAGTTTACTTTAAAAGCAGAGgtgaattatataatatttactagGCGAGTTGAAGAAATCACGGAACTCGAGTAGGTTAGTAGAGGGTCGGAACCAAGCCGAGTTcagttgtaacttgtaagtatTGAGCAGTACAAATGGTACCATGTCTTTAAATCATTATCTCATACTACTACAATAACAATTTATCTACTATAATCGCAATTATAGTAGGAGCTTTTGGAATGTTTTGACTAGCAGGTGTTATTTAAggatagtatatatataaattagagTTTTTGTGACCtgaataaagaaagaaagatctcaAAGAAAtttagtcaaaaagaaaaaaaaaaaaagatctcaaAGAATTGGAAGTATTTGCTGAATTGAGAAAGCTAAACCTAGATAGAAATTATAAAAGTTGTACTATggtatttgaattttcaaaagtaaaacTATTTGATTTCTCTTTTCCTTTCCGAGGAGGAAAACAAAAGATAGAATACATCTTTTCGACTTCCAACACTCAACCGTTCGTTTCCCTCCTTGCAatatttcttcatcttctttttggAATAAATGTATCTCTCTCTGTGTAAAAAGCTCTAATAAATATTTGCATAGAATTGGAAGAAACTGAGAAGTCTTGTGATTGCAGTGAGAGTTAAAAAATAATGCAGCGACTGTGGGAAGTGAAGgaaaagaagacgaagaaggagAGAATCATCAAAGGAAGAGATCTAGTGGATGTTGTCTTCTCATGGTCTGTTCGTGATGTCCTCAACTCAAATCTTTACAAAGGAAAGGTTCTGTTTTCTTCCTAGAAACCTAAGATATATTTACTCTTATTACCTCTTTGCTTAGTTGCTTTCCGTGTGTTTTCGTTTAATAGGTTGATAAGATCCCTAGCACATTCCAGTCAAGCAAAGAGTATTTTAAGTCATTTGTTAATCCGATCATCGAAGAGACACATGCTGCTTTGTTGTCAAGTATGGAAACTCTGAGACGAGCACCAGCTTTCAAAGTTTGGGAAATCAAGCCAGCCAAAGATTTTAAACCTCCCAAGAATCTTTATTACGAGGTTACTTTGCAGACAGTGTCTGATAATACGACCAACGGAGATCGGAAACTGTTGGAGTTCAATGATCTCATTGCAGTGACTGATAACAAGCCTTATAGAATCGATGACTTGAGATGTTCCAATGAGCCTTACTTGCTGGCTCTTGTTTGTGGAGTGAACGAAGATAACCCACATTTGATTACTATTTTGGCTTCGAAACCCATCGTTTTCGAAGAAGATCACATGGAAACAAGAAAGAAAGGCAAGGGTGTGAAGAGAAGCCTAAGCCTCTTTGGTGTTTATTTGACCAACATGATGACCAATATTCGTATTTGGACCGCCTTGCATCCAGATCCTGAAGGTGGAAACTTAAACCTTATATCTAAAGTACTTCAAAGCAACAATGAGGTAATTTAACATTTCAAAATGTAATCCAAAATTTTGCATTCActgtaaaaatgttttttaagatgaataaattttaacattcattccaaaaaaaaaacaataaggtaattaaaaatgaattctTCTGAAGCAAATCAAATTCAATTCTTACAAACTCTGTTTCTTGTGTAGGTTGGTGGTGAAAATTGTGTTTCTTGCCAAGAAAACAGTGAGAATATTATGCCAAATCACTTAGAGAAAAGTCTCCGTTCTTTCAAACTGAATACATCTCAGGAGGAAGCGATTTTGCGTTGTCTAGAAGCCAAAAACTGCCGCCACTCCAACAACATCAAACTTATATGGGGACCACCAGGGACCGGGAAGACAAAAACAACAAGTGTTCTGCTTTTAAACCTCTTTAAAATGAGATGCAGGACACTGACTTGCGCTCCAACTAACATAGCCGTTCTGGAAGTTGCTTCAAGGGTTGTGAAGTTAGTCTCCGAGTCGTTGAGGCTTGGTGGGTACGGTCTTGGAGACATTGTCTTGTTTGGCAACAAAGAAAGGATGAAGATAGATAATGATCGGGAGGACCTTTTCGATGTTTTCCTCGATTACCGAGTTGATGAGCTCTACGATTGCTTTCTTGCTTTAACTGGATGGAGAGCAAATGTTAAACGCATGATCTCTTTGCTCACTGATCCAAAAGAAGTGTATAACCAATCCTTCATCGAGAAGGACAAGCGTCCTTCGTTTAAACAGTTCGTAGAAAAGAGGTTTAGTAAACTCAGGACGGACTTGCGTTCTCAGTTCTCAACTTTGTGTCTGCATCTACCAACCGCTTCGCTCTCCTTTCAAGTTGCTGAGAAAATGAATGCCACTAGTGATCTCCTTAGAACTATGAGTGTTTCAGATGTTATCTCCAAGAAAGAAGATACAAGAAAGCAAGAATGTGTGGAGATGTTAGGATCGATTTGCGAAAGCATTGAACTTCCTGATTTTATAGGGAAGTTAGGACTTCAAAGACTCTGCTTAGAAAACGCGTATCTGATGTTCTGCACAGCGTCGAGCTCCGCCAAGCTACACATGAGCTGTCCAATACAACTTCTCGTAATCGACGAAGCTGCTCAGTTGAAAGAATGCGAGTCTGCGATCCCATTGCAGCTTCCAGGGCTTAAGCACGCTGTTTTGATTGGTGATGAGAAGCAGTTACCTGCGATGATACAAAGCAAGATCGCTTCGGAGGCTGATCTTGGGAGGAGCTTGTTCGAGAGATTGGTTCTGTTGGGGCACAAGAAGCAGTTGCTGAACATGCAGTACCGGATGCATCCTTCTATTAGTATTTTCCCGAATAAAGAGTTTTATGGTATGAAGATTTTGGATGCTCCTTCTGTTAGAGTGAGAAGTTATGAGAAACAGTTTCTCCATGGGAAAATGTATGGGCCTTACTCTTTCATCAACGTGCCCTATGGAAGAGAGCAGTTTGGACAAGGGTTCAGTTCGAAAAACATTGTTGAGGTATCTGTTGTGGATGAGATTTTGTCAAAGCTTTACTCAGGTATAACACTAATCTTGATTGGTTTTTTAAAGTTGGTGTCTGATAATGTGATACTAATTAATCTGGCAGTATCAAGAAAGTCGGGAAGATCGATAAGTGTTGGTGTGATTTCACCTTACAAGGCTCAAGTGTTTGCAATTCAAGAAAAAATAGGCCAAAAGTATGATACGAGTGAGAAATTCACAGTGAGTGTTAGGTCTGTTGATGGGTTTCAAGGTGGTGAAGAAGATATTATAATAGTCTCAACCGTTAGGTCCAACGGTAGAGGAGCAATTGGTTTTTTATCTAACCAACAAAGAACCAATGTTGCACTCACACGTGCGAGGTATCTATCTCTCACTTCCTTTAATCTATACTAATTTTGTGAAActgtttttgtgtgttttcttcatttattaatttcttttgtAGATTCTGCTTATGGATTCTTGGAAACGAGTCGACTTTGACCAACAATAGATCAGTATGGAGTCAGTTAGTAGATGATGCTAAGGCACGAGACTGTTTTCATGACGCATATGATGATGAATCATTAGCTCGGTGTATTAAAAGATCAGCAACAGCCCTTGATGATCTTGATAAGCTTCAGAACAATAAGCTTCTTTCCTTTGAGAATTCGACATGGAAGGTATTAGACCTCTTGTTCTCTTTTTATAAGTTGTTTTAAGCTTATCAATGCagaattctattttttttttataatccatTTGTGTGTTTATTTAGTGTCTTCATATATTGTTTCTTTAATTGTATGGGATATCATcttaaatatgaaaacaaaatatttccaTCACTACTATGCTATTCTTCCTTCTCTGATCTTTTATCCTACAGGTCAAGTCTGGCTTAAAGAATGACATTATAAGCCATATATCAAGATCGTTTGCGTTGCTGAACGTTGTGGATGAAACCGAGGCACCGAACCAATCAAGCAAGACTTCTTTGATGAATCTTTTCGTAATTCTGGAATTTTTGTATAAATGCAGTTCTAATCGTAGTCGCtaatttttgtttctgttttgcaGGAAACAATCGAAGCTGAAGCATGTGTGGAAGATTAGAAGAAAGGTTCAACTCCAAAGATCTTAAGACAGTTTATCCTTAAAAGTATTTCCCGAGTATCAAGAAGACTTAATTCTTTCCTTTCTTCCTTTTGTTTTATAAACAAACTGTAGTCTGCTTCTCTGCGTGGGTGGATGGATTTAAAGCAAAAGTAGTTTCTGTTTTCCAATATTTTTGTTCAGATGATTCAACTTAGTACATTAATCCAAAGGAATCGTATAACTTATTTCTAACCGAGGCAAATGAGACTGGTTAGTCTgtcaaaatgttttaaaatatatatttttgaaattggtTTGAAACTACAGTATtacatcataaaaaaaattgatatataaaatacaaagaGAAAATGGTCGTGATACATTTTAATGACAATTTTATTGAATCTAAGGTAAATAACTAGATGTTCTCATACCTACACTATCAATCAGACTTCTAATACATTTTAAGAAGACTTAAAACTTCTCATAATATAAAGCAACTAGATTTTGATACGCGCTTTGAATTATTTTggtttaatatttgtttcaattagaatttataattttaaatatttttatatgttttgtgaaatttattttatttatttttaaagtgtGCTAAATTTGTTGGGATAGGAAATAATTATGATCACCCtttatactattttaattaaaataatttaaatttatatgaaaaatattttattaaaatttgtaattttagttttgttataaCAGCACAATTTAGTCTTCTATCTTAAATCTATGAATAGAAGGTGCAACTTTATTTTGTGACATCCATTTGTGTTTgtgaaaaataattcaaaatatatactgTAAAGCTCTATCTAATATTCTTTGAAGATTCAAACTTATTTTATGACATGAAACCGAAACATTACAATACATTTTAACCCGTTTTACATTGGTTACATtttctaatattattataaaattgataatatttttgttcaaCCCATtgtattttacatatttaatagAAGAATTACAAAGTATAAAATTGTAGAAACATCAAACACAACTTGATTCATTGTATAacactataactaaataaaaatatcatctaattttattattttattattaatctaatttaataaataaaaataattttttaaaattaagtattttatattaaaatttgtcTGCATGTTAGGTACTATATTACGTTTTGGAGTTTATTCCAAAACTTTTTTGGAGTTTATTCTAAATcagaaaaattataataaatagttcaaatctctcattcttaaaattataatagCCAGATATGGTATTAgggagaaacaaatattaaacatgatcaaatctctcattctccAAACAAACTCAAAAAATAGGTTATTGGaatcttgtcatgatatttcattaaaagatTTTTAGGATAAAAAATCAAgagtaaattatttaatttgaatgaaataatatatatatatagtgcttccaatatcaaaaatcactttgatttgaaaaaatatatttatgggATTGTGAGAATCAAATATAATATGAGAAACcacctatttaaaaaataatttgtacacataaaaatatatacattagagtaagCACATAATTCACAATCAAtaccttttgtttatttaaaatcattggaaaataaatcaaaacaatcattttatttactttatatggtatataattaattttttttgatattgacatagatatatatataaatatatattattgacaCTTtctacttaatatatatatagtatattttaatataaatatattattgacactttctactcatatgattttattaacatttgtatatttgttgtaacaaaaatttaaaccgttaattacaaaaaatttaaGGTGAGTTTTTTCAatacaattttcaaaattaaaatattaagatctcaataagttttcaatgcaaattttgaaattaacatatattatattttatatagtatataatttaatttaaatgatattaatacatatatatatatatatatatatatatatatgaatatttattaatgagacttcatattcatatgatttatgatcatttgtatcttgttaaaaaaaggttaaaccattgatcacaaaattttcaatgtatgaCTTTTAccgtttttagtaatttatagtcgtttaaaaaaattcaaaacataacattaagaaaaaatctgttgtaaaaaaaaacattaagaaaaaatcaatttttttattatatgcttaatgtgattgtttattttttaataatataaaactaaataagaaagagagatgatactaaaattgttatcaaatatatattatatatatgttaatcatatcaGGTAATTccatagcttttatttaaggaaagaattgAGAATGTTCTTTTGTACATTAATAAtcaattaaatatttagtttaataagaaaatataatatatatattaatatataccaatttattttttaaggattctaagaatcatcctatTGGTGAAACGTGGTTAagaaaacatgttgtaatgtTCCAAGATTAATATAAAGAGAtgtgagatatatatatatatatatatatattatttatcatGAATTGCTTTTGAAATCGAAAGTTAGAAAGTATCTTCACATAGTCACTTAATAAATAACTGCAAAACTATGCAGAggcaaatttaattttttttattaaattgataaatattataactagtgtaaaatttacaaattattGATTAcagaatatatattattcaaaaaatagTATGGGAGCATGTACGCTTTCTCTCGTTACTAGCTTCCCCTCTGAAACTATGTGTTGgctttttttttgggatcaaaTCAATGTGTTTGGCTATTCAGTTTATATTAtctcctttaaaaaaaagaatctgtTGGGTTAGTGGTTTGGCCTTTAAAATTAGAACAATTATGCTTCTGATTCGATATCCGTTGGAATATATACTTTACGTCATGACATGAAGTAGTCCCAGATCTAGGGAGATATTAGAATTTGGCTCCAGTTCTTCCCAGTTAACCAAAAAAAAGGCAAGTACTGAACTTCTGATTATGAAAACTGTTGGCTAGCTAGGAAGTTTAACATTTTATACTTATGCCATGTTAGTAGCTATCCTAAAACAACGTTGTGTAAATAACCAATACATAGTTATTAATTGTGTTTATAATCTATTCACGAGTTTGATCTGGCGCTAGAGATATGACTATCAAACTTGTTATAATTTCATGGACCAAATGCTACATTTTGGATTAAAAAGCTTGTAATATGAATGTGAGATAAgattataaaaataagaaaaactgaAAGTCTTCGAGTTGACTAATTTTCTAAGATCCGATCCCAAGGCAAACTATCTTGTTCTGGATTTTTTTCGTACGAATTTATTAATTGCAAATCTCAATTTCACGTTACAAAAAAACGATAGATTTAATTATTTAGCAGAGGGACATACATAATACTATAATCCGAAATTCTCGCCATGAAATTATGGACCAACACgtacaaaatttaaaaagaaaccaTCACAAGCCCGTCCTATCGTATATCTCATACATGTTAATATACTATTTCCAGTTCAAACCAGCATCAACTGTATATCAACACACAATAGATCGGTGACTTTGGTTTATGCTACACTGCACATGTCTGCTAGATAGGTCAGTTTGGAGCATATAGACAAATAAAATATCGGcatatgttttcaaaatttttatggggtacatataaacataaaatccATAGTgttaaaaagtttattttattacttttttatataaattgtcTGTAGCCCAAAAACTTcaggattgtttttttttttataaagtaatgAGATCTAGAAACAATGGATAAAAGAGTAGGGTTGAATATTTTATCCGTTAAATTTGTTTTGATTCATTATTCGTTTCGATTCGATCTGAAAAATCTGAATATCCgtaagttaaaaataaatattaaaaatcaatatccactaaaaacaaatcaaataacaAACACTAAAAATTTTGAAGTGGAATATCCGCTCAGCTTTGTTTTTATAGAAATACaagtatatatacatttaaataaaGAGTTGTAAaagtataatttataattattattttaacatttaataatttcatgtataaaattacttataaaagtattaaattaagaaataaatataaaatctttataaaattataatgttttaaaattttatgttttataaaattttatggaACACAAAGTTTcactaaattttactttttactttatattatgtaaaatatatttttgacaacagacttgtatatttttttaaagatttactTGTATTGAGTAAATTGAACGAGATGTTCGTAAATATCGGTAAATATCCGTAAATATTCGCAATATCTGTAAATTATTCGGATATCTTTATTTTTCCAAagcaaaacaaattcaaaaaattagATGTTCGTAAAATAAGAAGCAAATCAcagatatttgaaaattatggTACTATCCATTATACTAACTAAGTTTTCTGAGAAGTTGCACGAAGATGTAATTAATATCCTCACTGCCCTCGCATGAGGGCTGCACGCCAATACAATTCCATAGCACCAAACAAAATTTGACTTCAAGAATATATCCTCACCACCCTAGCACGTATGAAGTTGAAAGTTTCAAGAATCCTTCGAGAGGAAAATTCAAGATAATAGACTCGTTATTTAATAATCCAATTCATTATTATACTCTTGTACGTTTTGAACTATGCATTTAGTTTAAAACACATCATTAACAAGTTGAAAAGATATACATACATCGATGGTCTTCTGTATTTCACATGGTAGCATACACGTGACGGGAAATTTCCTGGACCCTAATGCCCAAATATTGATATTA comes from Brassica rapa cultivar Chiifu-401-42 chromosome A02, CAAS_Brap_v3.01, whole genome shotgun sequence and encodes:
- the LOC103852451 gene encoding helicase sen1 isoform X3, which produces MQRLWEVKEKKTKKERIIKGRDLVDVVFSWSVRDVLNSNLYKGKVDKIPSTFQSSKEYFKSFVNPIIEETHAALLSSMETLRRAPAFKVWEIKPAKDFKPPKNLYYEVTLQTVSDNTTNGDRKLLEFNDLIAVTDNKPYRIDDLRCSNEPYLLALVCGVNEDNPHLITILASKPIVFEEDHMETRKKGKGVKRSLSLFGVYLTNMMTNIRIWTALHPDPEGGNLNLISKVLQSNNEVGGENCVSCQENSENIMPNHLEKSLRSFKLNTSQEEAILRCLEAKNCRHSNNIKLIWGPPGTGKTKTTSVLLLNLFKMRCRTLTCAPTNIAVLEVASRVVKLVSESLRLGGYGLGDIVLFGNKERMKIDNDREDLFDVFLDYRVDELYDCFLALTGWRANVKRMISLLTDPKEVYNQSFIEKDKRPSFKQFVEKRFSKLRTDLRSQFSTLCLHLPTASLSFQVAEKMNATSDLLRTMSVSDVISKKEDTRKQECVEMLGSICESIELPDFIGKLGLQRLCLENAYLMFCTASSSAKLHMSCPIQLLVIDEAAQLKECESAIPLQLPGLKHAVLIGDEKQLPAMIQSKIASEADLGRSLFERLVLLGHKKQLLNMQYRMHPSISIFPNKEFYGMKILDAPSVRVRSYEKQFLHGKMYGPYSFINVPYGREQFGQGFSSKNIVEVSVVDEILSKLYSVSRKSGRSISVGVISPYKAQVFAIQEKIGQKYDTSEKFTVSVRSVDGFQGGEEDIIIVSTVRSNGRGAIGFLSNQQRTNVALTRARFCLWILGNESTLTNNRSVWSQLVDDAKARDCFHDAYDDESLARCIKRSATALDDLDKLQNNKLLSFENSTWKVKSGLKNDIISHISRSFALLNVVDETEAPNQSSKTSLMNLFVILEFLYKCSSNRSR
- the LOC103852451 gene encoding helicase sen1 isoform X2; translation: MQRLWEVKEKKTKKERIIKGRDLVDVVFSWSVRDVLNSNLYKGKVDKIPSTFQSSKEYFKSFVNPIIEETHAALLSSMETLRRAPAFKVWEIKPAKDFKPPKNLYYEVTLQTVSDNTTNGDRKLLEFNDLIAVTDNKPYRIDDLRCSNEPYLLALVCGVNEDNPHLITILASKPIVFEEDHMETRKKGKGVKRSLSLFGVYLTNMMTNIRIWTALHPDPEGGNLNLISKVLQSNNEVGGENCVSCQENSENIMPNHLEKSLRSFKLNTSQEEAILRCLEAKNCRHSNNIKLIWGPPGTGKTKTTSVLLLNLFKMRCRTLTCAPTNIAVLEVASRVVKLVSESLRLGGYGLGDIVLFGNKERMKIDNDREDLFDVFLDYRVDELYDCFLALTGWRANVKRMISLLTDPKEVYNQSFIEKDKRPSFKQFVEKRFSKLRTDLRSQFSTLCLHLPTASLSFQVAEKMNATSDLLRTMSVSDVISKKEDTRKQECVEMLGSICESIELPDFIGKLGLQRLCLENAYLMFCTASSSAKLHMSCPIQLLVIDEAAQLKECESAIPLQLPGLKHAVLIGDEKQLPAMIQSKIASEADLGRSLFERLVLLGHKKQLLNMQYRMHPSISIFPNKEFYGMKILDAPSVRVRSYEKQFLHGKMYGPYSFINVPYGREQFGQGFSSKNIVEVSVVDEILSKLYSGITLILIGFLKLVSDNVILINLAVSRKSGRSISVGVISPYKAQVFAIQEKIGQKYDTSEKFTVSVRSVDGFQGGEEDIIIVSTVRSNGRGAIGFLSNQQRTNVALTRARFCLWILGNESTLTNNRSVWSQLVDDAKARDCFHDAYDDESLARCIKRSATALDDLDKLQNNKLLSFENSTWKVKSGLKNDIISHISRSFALLNVVDETEAPNQSRNNRS
- the LOC103852451 gene encoding helicase sen1 isoform X1, which codes for MQRLWEVKEKKTKKERIIKGRDLVDVVFSWSVRDVLNSNLYKGKVDKIPSTFQSSKEYFKSFVNPIIEETHAALLSSMETLRRAPAFKVWEIKPAKDFKPPKNLYYEVTLQTVSDNTTNGDRKLLEFNDLIAVTDNKPYRIDDLRCSNEPYLLALVCGVNEDNPHLITILASKPIVFEEDHMETRKKGKGVKRSLSLFGVYLTNMMTNIRIWTALHPDPEGGNLNLISKVLQSNNEVGGENCVSCQENSENIMPNHLEKSLRSFKLNTSQEEAILRCLEAKNCRHSNNIKLIWGPPGTGKTKTTSVLLLNLFKMRCRTLTCAPTNIAVLEVASRVVKLVSESLRLGGYGLGDIVLFGNKERMKIDNDREDLFDVFLDYRVDELYDCFLALTGWRANVKRMISLLTDPKEVYNQSFIEKDKRPSFKQFVEKRFSKLRTDLRSQFSTLCLHLPTASLSFQVAEKMNATSDLLRTMSVSDVISKKEDTRKQECVEMLGSICESIELPDFIGKLGLQRLCLENAYLMFCTASSSAKLHMSCPIQLLVIDEAAQLKECESAIPLQLPGLKHAVLIGDEKQLPAMIQSKIASEADLGRSLFERLVLLGHKKQLLNMQYRMHPSISIFPNKEFYGMKILDAPSVRVRSYEKQFLHGKMYGPYSFINVPYGREQFGQGFSSKNIVEVSVVDEILSKLYSGITLILIGFLKLVSDNVILINLAVSRKSGRSISVGVISPYKAQVFAIQEKIGQKYDTSEKFTVSVRSVDGFQGGEEDIIIVSTVRSNGRGAIGFLSNQQRTNVALTRARFCLWILGNESTLTNNRSVWSQLVDDAKARDCFHDAYDDESLARCIKRSATALDDLDKLQNNKLLSFENSTWKVKSGLKNDIISHISRSFALLNVVDETEAPNQSSKTSLMNLFVILEFLYKCSSNRSR